In the genome of Raphanus sativus cultivar WK10039 unplaced genomic scaffold, ASM80110v3 Scaffold3664, whole genome shotgun sequence, the window ATGATCGATGTCCGGTTTAATTATACCAAAGTCAGAACAAGAAAATCTACCAAGGACAAAAACTTGGCCTGCCTCTGCCTGCAGTTTACGCCTTTGCTTTGGTTTCATATTCATGTGGAGGCGGcaatacaaaaagaaatattattcatTCAGTAAACATAAAAGTCATATGGGAAAAAGTTGCAGATATCATCTTTTGTGCAAACCATCTCATGTGCATCGCTCTTTGAGCTGCCACTGCCGCCCTGCACTGAGGCAAACCGCAGATACACAAAACATGCACTCTTCCTGTATTCAGAGTACCAATATATCAGAATCTATCAAACATCAAGAGCAAAAATATGTAAAAGCCATTTTGATTGAGATGGGATGGGATGATATTTTACTCACTTGTCTACATAAATATGGTTGACTCTCCCATATTTTGTACATTCTAATCCAACGTCCTCCTTAATATCTTCATCAAAATCCAGTTCCATCTGCAAGATAACAAAGTTTTATTTGTTCATACTACGTGTTCACAAACATGTCCTTCAATAAAAGACATGCACTTGGCTGACCAATAGGCTCAGTGACAAAAGAAGGGATTGCTGGTGTCGGAAACACTGATGTGGGGAAACCTGGGTTCATGCCTAATTGATTAACAGCTGGTACTCCAAGAGTGCTCACAATGCTGTGAGCACTGGTTACATATTTTCTCGCTATATTCGGCTTATTAATATAATTGAACATTTTTAGCTACGTTACTATTTCTAAAAATCACAAACGGATTTTCCTGAGTTTTGAAACCCATAAACAAAGTTTTGTAGATGTTCTGTTAACATACACCAACAGTAATCTAAGAAAACAAATGGCTGTCAAAATCGACaagtggcaaaaaaaaaactccactAGTGTACAAAACCATACTACATTGTCTCAAGTCTTGTCAAAGAAAACAACTGTTTCGAGTTTTTTTTTCCCACACAGAGATAGTAACAAGTTAATGGAGATTCTGAAAAGCTTTTAAATGAAAACCATCTCCATACACGTACATGTTCAAGATCTTAGTACGGCTTTGTGGACCATGGTTTCCTTGTGAATTTGGTGGCAACTCTTTTCAACAAGATCTAAGAGCTTCTCCAAATTCACCGCCCACGAGTTGAGTATCTCGTTGCTGTCCTTTGCGATCTGGAAGCACACGATTCCTGATGGTCTGTCTATTTTCGCAATCAGTGCTTTCGACACTACCATCTCCGAGAGATGCTTCTCCGCCTCCTAAAATTATTCCAACATAACACAATTGTGTATAACGAGCTTAAGAAGTGAGAAGCGCATGATGCAACCAGAGAGAACAGATCAGTTACCTCGATGCTTAAGCATAAAAGCTCTGCAAGTCTCTTTAAGGTTATCCTTGAGTAGTACTTTGAGACAACGAGAATATTCTGCAGATTTTACAAAGAGAGAAAATTAATAACAGCGATTGACAGTTGCCAACAATAATGATCCTCAAGGAGAGAGACTTACATGTTCAATGATTCTCAGCTTCAGATCTTCACCAGCTTTGTCACCCAACGAACCTCCGACCAggcttttttctttctcaaactcATCCTTGTATTTGTTCCAGAGTGCTGTCCACTGAATAACCTCCATTGTCACTACCTGTTTCAGAAGTATCCTGCAACCAATTAAAAACCAGAAGAGACTAGTCAGAACTCATATGAAACCAGAAACAGTTTTGAAAAAAGCATATATGGAGAAAGAAAAATACTTGAAATCAGGAATTTCTGATAAATTCTTGTCTTCCAACGTTGCATTGAGTAAGCTTGATTGCATTGGATCATAAGGTGCCAAGACCAAGAACCAGCAGATCTTCCTCAGGacctattttaaaaaaaataaaaaattacagaGAAGTTACTCGCAAACTAACAATggaatgtatattatataataaacacCCAATCAAATGGTATGACAGCTTACTGGAATCCATTGCTCTGGATTTTCTTTCACAGAAGGGATGTCATATATTGCCTTGTAGCTACGGCAGATTTCGAGGTACTCGTTGTTATGAGAATAATACCTAACATTTGTTGAGTTTTTTATAATCAGAGGTCAGTGGAAAAATACTAAATCAATTTGACACAGAACACAAATCAAGAACAGCATTTTAGAGAAGCGCAAGAAGAACTATACCGAATCATGAGCTCATAGTAAATTCTCTTGAGCTCCAACAAGGTCGGTATGTCAGCAGGAGCCTCCTCTACAATATTCTCACCTTCCTTAGGTTTCTTCTTATCTTTCTTTGTATCCGCGTCAAACACTCTAGGGTTGATCTTCCTAGACAAGATTTGTGCACGGACATAGTCTTGACGATCCAAGCACAAGCGGACCTTTGAAAGTTCACcccagaaagaaaaaaaaagcaattagCGCCACCAATGAAAACACCTTGCAACATCAATATAGCAAAGGGCCTTACTTGTTCAAGGATAAATGCAATTTTCTCAGTTTTTGCCATGGCACCAAACGTCTCCACCTGTTTGTTAATTAATTCATCACCACAGGGATTAACTAGAGGACTTCTAGGGGATTATTATTAAGTAGCAAAAGGTGGAACGAAACTTACAGCAACTTCTTGCATAAGATCAGCAGCCTCAGCGATCTGTCCCTGGTCTTCCTTAATCTTAGCAAGCTTCCTTGTCAGACGCGCCCTTTCAATTTCAACGTAAATCTACAAATATGATGCAAACAATTAATTACACAGAATGATAAAGATAACAAACATAACAACCAGTATCTCAAGCTACGCACCTTCCCTGCAGATACGTTGTTCAACGTCTTGATAAGCTCTATCTTAGTTTCTATATCTGGAGTCTGATCAATATACTGCATCGCTTGCTGCACCATGGATTGCACAGCCTGCATACATACACAGAAGTTCACAAAAATAAATACTCACTTATCACTCTGTAtgcattaattaaaatttcaataaaattctgAATATGAAAACGTTAAAAATTGGAGATGAAGTTAATAGACTCCAAATTAAACACCAACGAGACACTGAAAGTAGAACCAATGTTTAGTAATAAACTGAAGCATATAATAACCTTCACTATCTCCAACCAGACAACAACGGACAACTCAAACACTGTAGTAAGTTACAAATGCTGAATCCTCCCGACATTAATAATACATTTAAGTTAAACAGTGAAAACGGAGAAACGACACAATTCGAAGTTTCAAAAAACACTGTAATAAGCTTGAGCACGTGCGCTTTATCTAATTTTAACGATTAGGTTACTACCAAACCACTAGGCCCTACGCAGTTCTCCTCAAGTCAAACAAAATCTCAGTACCTGTTTGAGCTGACCACGTTTCTTGGAGAGATTGAGAATCTGCTCGTTGAGAAGTTTCCAGTCCTTGGCCTCGAAACAGAGCTGGAGAATCTCTGTAGCGGCTTTCCTCGTACCGGCGACGTTCTCCGCGAGTCTCATCTGCTTCTCTTCGTTCAGCAGCCGATCTATCGACGCCTCTAGGTTCCCGCCGTCTCCCTGAAAAATCCACACTATTAACGGAATGAGATGAAAAGTTCGAAACAAAACAGATCTGAGAAATCGAGAACTCGCCATTGCAAAAGCAGAACGAATCAACTGAAAGGAATGATAGTTGAAATTGCGGTGACGGAACGGAGAAACTTGGAGAAAGGAGgcgatagagagagagagattagaagaGGTTATGGAGTTGCTggagcacaaaaaaaaaagtagagtcTCAACCCCTTGAACAAGAAAGCTCAGATTCTTCGGTAGATCAGTCCATTTGTTTCTTATAATGGGCTACTAATGGGCTATTAACTGAGTGTTTTGAGCTTCCTTGCAAAACTGATTAGTTTGGTGGGCTTGAggacaaattattattttattttatttcaaattatgtCTTCTAAGACCATCATTATCGGCACATCTTAGCTCGTCTCTTACCCAATATCTGcccaaaagaaaatgaaaaatgggTTAAAATAAGAGGGACGTATACAAAATAAGAAGTTTTCGACAAAGTCCTTGGGAGCACGTGGCAGAAGCGGATAGGGAAACCAAAGGAGAAGACCAAAGTGGACTTTGGTCTCGATTCATTTTGTTCGgctccttcttctctctctctcgacaaCCCACACTGATTTCGCGTTTAATCGAAAACCTGACCGCCGAATCGAATCAACACCAGTTCATTCTCGAGTCTCGGCCTCGTTTCTTATCATCTCcatattctctctctctctcgacggAGATTTCGACCACAACCGTCTATACTCGCTCACTCCACACGGATCTCGCCTCGCTTGTGCTCCGAATCGAAACAAATCCAGGTTTGTCTTCTTTGTGTGTCCTCCGAACTGAAGGCATGCGTGATAATTACTTGGTTGATTAGTGAATTATTTTGAGTAAAACTCAGTACAATCCTTTTTTGATTGAGTAAAACCCAGTACAATCCTTATTTTGAGTAAAACCCAATTTGAAAACGCTTCTCATCATTCTAGCAAAGCAAAAAATTCATCTCCATCAGAACAAAACACAGAGGAACATGTCACTATTGGAAGTGAGGAGAGATACTTGCAGCTATCAGATGTGCGGATTCCTTTGATTTTTGTAAGTCACCTTAGTGAGAGTGCCAAGACTGGGATGTTACTTCcttgtgattttattttcagaCATAATGACGATACATTTCTTCTTCCTGGTAAGTACCACACTTTGTTATGATTCGTATTATGTAATAATGATGTAAAGGGTGGATTTTGTGTTGCAGGTGTTTATGTTAAGAAGAGCATCAGATGAACCTAGAGGCCATGCGGCGGCCATAATGAACGAGGTCTTACTCGATGCAGATTGCAAAGGAGTCATAAACGGTTTTGTGTTGCAGGTGTTTTGccttgttttaaatttattttcctcTGGTGTTTGTGAAGAGTGTCATTGTAAAGTGTGTGtcatcaaaatactaaaaaaattaccTAAGGACTAAACTAAAGTCCCACCAATAATCTTAACATTTTGTTGTGTTCTTCCACTTGTCTCTTAACATCACACATACTAATATAATAATCCTAAGGACTCAAATTTTGTcccaccaataatgatggtctaaAAGTCCTTCTAGTATGTGAAGCGATTTAGTCGGTACAAGAATCCTGATGCTGTTCGACAAGTTCGAGAGTATCCTCTTTCTGAATTTAGTTTACAATCATGTTTGCATCTTTATTGAGTAGACCTAGTATTACAAGAATGCATTGATTCTCTTTTTGAAAACCatttttcttgttgttcaacAGTTCTGTGTTCTTGGCAATCTCTGTCCTGAAACTGCTGAAGAAGCAGTGGCAATGGTTCCTTCTCTCAaggtaaaaaataaacattttaccTTCTCTATTCCTTGAAAGAACTATGTTTTGTCTGTGGACTTTTGCGAATGATATAAACTTCTGTTTTGTAGACAAAAGGAAGAGCTCATAGTGATGAAGCAATTGAGAAGATGCTCTCAAGATCTAAagattataaacatatttcaggGTGCAACATTCACCTTTCTAGCTGTTGATGTCTGAGAGTTAGTTTTTTCAtgtctaaattattaaaaaagcTAACATGGTCAGAATCTCCGGAATGATATCATCATGTTAAATGAATGTGATTTACAATGGCTGATCTAAGTTCTCAATGTAATTAATTCGTAAATTGAATCAGTAAAAAATTGTGAAGAAAAAAATCTCCAAATTAAGAACTTGCAAGCTTTAAGGTAACTAGTTTATTGATAATATAATATCACTCTTTTTAATAAAGAGCACAGAATCAATAGATCTCTTAAGACttcaacataaatattatattacccTAATTAGAATGTGTAATCATAATATGTGAAGTAAGTAAATCAGTAAGGATCTTCTCCAGTGATCACAAGCTCGAAAAGAAGAAGTTTTCTTTCCATCGCAAGTTAGTGCATTAAAGTAGAAAAACCCTATAAAATTTAATGGATAAACTCTAGTTAATTAGTATGACTATACATTTTAGCTACTATAAAAGAATTATCACATTTATCAAAACTTCTCCGTCGTTTCCGATTCATAGTTTTCCACAAAGAGATGAAACTCATGGATGGCTTGGCGTGAACTATCTTTGATTCTGGTGGTAAGTGTTTCTActttgaaataattaaaaaaaaaatcaaatcactgaaaatgtattttctttgctttgtACAGAGTATTTTCGACacgaatatatattaaaaatgtatcaAGAAAGCCTGCAGATTTATCATATGTGGAGACTTGCCGTCCAAGAAAGAGACGAAGCAAGAGAACATCTCAAACATTCGCTTGCTGAACTTTCTCAACTAAGGGAACTCTATGACGCTGTACTGTTGACTGAACAGCAAATGATCACTTATTACCCCGAG includes:
- the LOC108847707 gene encoding uncharacterized protein LOC108847707, with the translated sequence MTIHFFFLVFMLRRASDEPRGHAAAIMNEVLLDADCKGVINGFVLQFCVLGNLCPETAEEAVAMVPSLKTKGRAHSDEAIEKMLSRSKDYKHISGCNIHLSSC
- the LOC108847706 gene encoding 26S proteasome non-ATPase regulatory subunit 12 homolog A; translation: MGDGGNLEASIDRLLNEEKQMRLAENVAGTRKAATEILQLCFEAKDWKLLNEQILNLSKKRGQLKQAVQSMVQQAMQYIDQTPDIETKIELIKTLNNVSAGKIYVEIERARLTRKLAKIKEDQGQIAEAADLMQEVAVETFGAMAKTEKIAFILEQVRLCLDRQDYVRAQILSRKINPRVFDADTKKDKKKPKEGENIVEEAPADIPTLLELKRIYYELMIRYYSHNNEYLEICRSYKAIYDIPSVKENPEQWIPVLRKICWFLVLAPYDPMQSSLLNATLEDKNLSEIPDFKILLKQVVTMEVIQWTALWNKYKDEFEKEKSLVGGSLGDKAGEDLKLRIIEHNILVVSKYYSRITLKRLAELLCLSIEEAEKHLSEMVVSKALIAKIDRPSGIVCFQIAKDSNEILNSWAVNLEKLLDLVEKSCHQIHKETMVHKAVLRS